The DNA region CAAGACGATTTATGGGGACCTTCTCAATATACATCTCAAGGACGTTCAAAGTGATACATTCCCTATAATCATCTGGGGCCTTCAAATAGTCAGTCAAAGAGACATCGTCTACGATAATCCACATTCCATAACTAACTAATCCATGCGGTGAAAAAGATATTGGATATCTCCTTGTTACAGTTAAATCAAATTCTCACCTACTAACTCTAAGTCTACTATACAAGGCTTCGAGTAGTCTTGAATATTTTAGGTCAAACGGAAACCTAACATGATATTTTGGGGGAATATTATAACGCAAACTATTAGACTCATAAATAAtctctccgtcccaaaataaagaaaccctaaCAGTTGGAACATCCTCCATTTTTTACCAATTTAAAAGTTAGATGgatttttgtgtttttctttcGTCCAAAATCCGCTTTATATAAGGTTTGAATAAGTTTAAAGGTACCATATAACGCAACACATTATTGCGCCATGCAACTTTACATCAAATCAAGTACGGTTGGGCAGTAGAATCTACTGAAAAATCAGTGGAATTATTGACTTGTTTAACGTAGGAAATTCCTGCGTTATACAAGGCCATATAACGCAGTAATTTCCTAtgttaaaggacttaactgaGCCATTACaattaagtcctttaacgcagtaatttactgcgttaaGGGTAGTTTgttacaactttttttttctttgggtattttggttcacttcttctttttttgggttatttaGGTTCCGGACTCAATTCAAACATCTTACATAGcaaatttaaaaccacaagattcaaagaattATTTAGTTCAttacacatatttaatttaggaccacaagattcaaaattctcattttattccttaaactttgtgtccagtcaaactaagacacttaaaatgggacggagagagtaaacTGTTTCTTATCATGAAATTCTTTGTTCTCATGTTCaaatccaaaatttcaaattaagaGGGGAAAAATCTCATCCATTCCACCATATTCTTTGGCAATACAATATATCTATCTAATTGAATTATGTTTTAGTtagagttttaaattttttgcattaataatatataaatcttTTTTATCTCACCAAATTGAGTTGACTTATAATAAAAGCTAACTCTTCAGTAAAAACTAATGTTAAATTAAGTTGATGATATAAAAATCATAATGTCAGTATTGACTTATAAATTTTTGAGAGGACTGtacaaaagaaataatttttgtattgacatttaaatattgTCCCCGATTAAATATTTGTACGGGACAAGCTGTTTTAAGGTTAGTGAAAAAGAGTTAGAACTAAGATATCCTTAAGCTGAGCGACGTAAATGGTAAAGAAAAGCGGCTTCCGGCAAAGAGGAACCAAAATGAACTATGGTATGCGAGTCATGACAGACCAAGATAGCTTCATCCTATATTAAACTTACCCATCATGTTGAATTACTCGCAAACGACGCTATCCATGTTTCCAACGACACAAACaaagaagataaatatatatatatcatcacaGTGACATGCAAGTCATGACATACTTCATGTTATATTCAATCTACGTATCATGTTGGATTAGTTGTAAAGCATACCGAATCTAATGATTACAAAGTGCAAAACATGAAGAGAGAAGTTTCAGAATAGTGGCATGCATGTAAGTCATGACAAACGGGTATTGTGTTATACTATATTCAACCTAATTAACCTATTGAATTAATTCACAAGTCATGCCAGATCGTCGTAAGTTCTCTATTGACTCGGACTGTAGCTTGTTCCGAAAACTTGCAATACGCCAGCTTCTATTGTTAGGGCGCTATgctatacaacaacatacacagtatattcccacaaagtggggtctagAGAAAATAGAGTGGGCGCAAACCTTACCCTTATATCTTGGAGGTAGGGCGCTAGGCTATATTCAACCGAATTAATATAATGATTAATacgtattttaaaaaataaagccGAGCATAGATCACTAAACTTCATTTCCATGAAATAAACCCATCATTAATTAACAgagtaattgcacggtttgtccttcaaatggactggtctttaatttttgtccttcaaatgggatggtctttaatttttatcctttaaaATCGAACGTATGTCTATCGGGGCATAAATTCTTTAAGGGCGGTGGCGtaacttgtggatattatgatgtatAACTTATGCCCCTATAGGCATAAGTTCAATTTAGAAAGGAATaaataaagaccagcccatttgaaggccaaaaattaaagaccggcacAAAAtaggacaaaagtgcaaatgacccttaattaaattttatggcCAATGCTGGGCCAGGCTAGATGTCTAGTCTTGTCTCAACTAACATAAATACCTACTTTTTATAAGCTCCTAACAATATTTGGGAATTACAAACCGTATCTACATTTTATGTGGTTTCAGTTGTGTTTCATTGttttgaaatacagtgaaacacaaaaaatgtgaaaacaaagtggagtaaaaataggctctatattTGGAGCTACCTTTTATTTGGTTTTAGTTGCATTTCATTGTtttgaaatacaacgaaatacaaaaatcgtgaaaacaaagtggagtaaaaataggctttatatttggaacattcattatatttagacaaaaaaaaaaaaacaaacaaaaaaacagaTGAATACattcaattccttttaaaaaaaagacacTATATTCAGGTGTATTTGATTATTCAAATACACAATTTCTCCTTCGAAATACAAGCGATTACAAAAGCATACActctatacaaaaaaaatacatgCGAAATACAAAATACCACtgtatttacaccaaaaaaagatgaatacattcaaatccttttaaaaaaatacactgTATTCAGGTGTATTTGACTATTCAGATACACATTTTCTCCTTTGAAATATAAAAATACAAGcgaatacaaaaaaatacactGACGCATCACTCTATGCCATTGGATGTATGTTGGCGCAAGAAGGGCCGCTTGATCACTCCATCTACAACAAAAGTATACGACTTTCCGCTTGGGAATTATACAACCACCGAACCTTCTTTATCATGATTCGAGCCATACTTCAGACCAGCAGTTAAGAAATTGCAGCCTTCCAAATAAGAACTGGCCAATCCATGGGTATACCATGAAGTTACAAAGGTTGTACCGTGGAACCAACCctacacaaaaataggcacaaggAAAGAACAATAGACCGGACCAGCCTACAAAAACGAAACGGCAGTTCCCGTTTATACCGGATAAAGCAAATCTTGGTTTTCGTTTTCCTTGTGATGGACTTGGAAGAGGGGGTACATGTCAAGTATCGGCTTGGGATCATGTCTTCTTAGGACTATTCTCGGATGTACAATGCAATTTCGTAGTAATATTCCATTTCGGTTGGAAAATGCGGTCCCGGATGTTTAAAGGAGTGTAAGTGATCAAGGGGTAGTAACTCATATCACGGGAGGAAACTTTGCGTAGAGTTCTATTACTATTAATGGGTGGCTATCTGATTCAGAAGGGAAGAGCTTGCATCAGTatctcaatttcaattcaaacaTGAATTTGATCCACACTCCATGTTCTGAAAAAATACACTCTTAAGTATACTAAAAAATGGAGAATACAGTCAAATCCAGTCCTCCCATCGCCGCCGGAGCTCCGTCGACATATAGCATCTTATGAACGGTTTCAAACATAAAATCTATCCataaaaacaactcccaaagctTCTGTGGTATTTGTACCAATAATGCGatatatagcaacataataTGGTAGTAAAAAAATGGTCGGGATCTGGTCGGATCTCCggtgaaaatataaaaaatatatactctAAGTATACTAAAAATGGAGAATACAGTCAAATCCGATCGCATCTCCGGTCACAATTTTCCCTAATCAACACTAAACCCTATCTGCATCAACCGGACAAAATAAGCCTATCAGTAGACGACCTCATCAGAACCACTAGCAAACTCGATCCATCAAAGAAACCCGTCTTCCTCACTGAAGCCCAACGTGAAGAACTCGTCCTTAAATGCCCCCACGATGAAATCGCCGAACAAAAACGCCGCTCCGAACAAAATCGTGCTTCCTCCaccgacaacaacaaccacgaCAACCACCATGACAGAGATCGTGGGGACCACCATCGAAGAGAccgagaaagagaaagagaaagagattcTGAACGGACAGGGGTGAGATTGAGTTCTCACATATCTAGGGGTGAGGAGAGGGAACagtgagagagaaagagaggggtaAGGGAGAAGATATATTTGGGAGATGAGAGAAAATCAATTGAAAAGAGAAACTTGTGAAATACAGGGCATTAGTTATGATatgtaatttaagaaaatattttaactacaaaaaataaataaaataaaagatagttattattcataaataggtCTTAGTAGTAGCtatgacaagtaaattttcctttttgtcttCCATTTCTCAAACAAAATCGACCAGCATCAACATGGGATGCATTTGTCCATTGGAACTAACAAGATTTTATTGTCGAGTGAAGAATGCTCATCACCAAAATATCTGTTTGGTAACATGTTGAACTTATGTTAGTTTtactaaaagaaacaaaaagttAATTACTTGGGAGTATGTTTCTTTCAATATAGTCAAATGGGTTAATTAGGGGAATAAACATAATCTCATACGTGTCGCCTCTTTTCACTGAGTGTTCGATTTGATTCAAATTTGATGAATTCAATTCCATCAAACTAATAATTGCAGCTTGGCCTTTGTGTTGCATCTGTAACACAATCATCTTCTTCGCTCGCGATTCTAATTTTGTTATGAGGAAAAAGGCAACTGCAAGTGTAATAAAATACAAGTTTGTGGTAAATATCTACAACTAAAAAATTAGCATGAGTTTGTAGTCAATAGCTATTACTCCACATGTTCCGTTTTATGTAACgcttttttttaaatctattctaaaaagaatgacattttttaattacataattgaatatctttttttttttttttttttttttttcatttatcctTAGAGACATGATTTATTAgccataaaaaaataatgatatttttataACTACAAATTTGAAGGCTACTCTTGGTATGTGCTAAAGATTgtcttttttcttcaactctaatcgaatataaaatgaaatggagTGTGGTTGTTCTCGTCTCTTTAGCACCCTGTGGCTCTGTTACCGTGATCTTGGCCAAGCCTCATTACGGATGTAtcggtcccacacattttgacCAGTCCTAGCGGATAGGAGAAATCGAATATTTGAACTCGCAACTTTTGGAGTGGAtcataaatctatatataaaaatgtactAGAATTGGAGCAAATAGTAGGTCTGAACCCATAAGTTTGTTTTAAATATTACAATGTGTTcaatgttctctttttttttttttttaaaactccaCGCCAGAATAAATGTAAAATGAAATGGACGGGGGGACGGGAGTAATATTTGAAAGTTAACTCATGATACATGTCAATTAAAGGCGTGACATTTTCTTAAtggtaagaattaatcatacGCAAAGTCATGGTTCAGAAAAACCACCTAAAATCTTGTGGTACAAACAAATTAGCATGGTACTCGATCTACCTGTCCTTCATTCTCGAACAAACATGGTCATCAATAGCCCTTCTTTGTTTCTGTTTTACCTGTCAATCATTTTCTCGTCCATTCATCTCCAATATGTCCGGTGCGAAGCCCCTATAAAAGCCACTCTCATCACTCTATTCAATTCATTCTTTAGCAGCGAAGTATTTCTCTAAAGCATAAAGCGAGAAGTACTGCTAAATAAAGAATCTAActataaataaaaaacaaaaaactcaaaaacaaatcatcaaaccaaaccaaaaaaacaaaatggcACGTCAAGTAGTTGCATTGGCTCTTCTCTTCGTTGCCCTTGTTGCAGGGCTAACACATGCAGCCGATTCGCCTGCTTCATCACCTGAAGCAAGCGCACCAGCAGCAGACTCAATTTCCATTAGCCCTTCTACTTCACCAGATGCATCAAGCCCTGTTGCATCCGATGTTGAGCCATCATCACCACCTGCACCAGCTAGTGAAGCAAGTGCACCAAATGCAGCTGCACCTAGTCAGTCAACTATTTCTGCAGCACCTGAAGCTGGTGCACCAAATGCTGCTGATGGTCCATCGGGGGTTTCTACTGCTGCCACTGATGACTACTACTGAACCACCTAATTAAGGCTGACGACTTGGATTCATGTTGTTTGATTGATTAGATGATGGGTGTTTCGGATTAGAGtgatgcgtttttttttttttttaatttgattgtGAAATTTCTCAAAGTTTAGTTATACTAATAAAAAGCCTTTTAGATGGATGTTTTTGAATAATTTCAGGATGTGCATGATGATCTTTTCTTTGtcatgaaattttaattaaCTAACCTTTTTCTGTTGATTTATTACTGCTCATTATCTAATAGTTCTACCTTGAAAACTTTCGGAGTCCGGATGGATATAacaaatatttacataatcagGTCTTTGAAAAGGTAATTGTAGTCTTTAGGTAAGTATTCTTAATAAGCATTTATCTGTAACCTATAATAAAGTAACAAACCTGTTATAACATAGTAGTACtaaattatactaataatgttgCATTGTCAATGTATGTAACTTAAATTCATTCCTATTTAGTTCCTCTACCTTGAAAATTCTCTTTTACATTTGAGTTGGAATTTATTACTCCTTCAATTAATAAAGGCTGTTAATACATACTTTGGGCCTGAGCATATAAGAACAAATTTACTTATATACGGACAAGGGCCAAAttaaaagaagagagagaggaggagatTCAACAATTTATAGGTTTCATATAACAATTTATGTACACGAGATCAAAAGCTCAAAACATGCATCGATTTTCATTTCTTTACCATTTGGAAGATGAATCCAGAACAAGAGGACAGTAGGACTCTATAAACATGTAACCTAATGACCCGGACGTGCATCAGCTCATACATTTTAATAAGCATATGAACTAAATTGTTACAACGGAGTAACGAGTACCCTACTCTGAACTGGCCAAGTTGAAAAACAAGATTTATCGCCATACTTCATTCGACTATTTTCTTTACCAGGGGTTAGTTTTGGGGGGAAGTAATTAGCTAAGATAGTTACTACAAATGCTACTAATAGTTATATGGAAGTGAATAATATTATTAGGAGTTTAGACACTAATTGTGCGATAAGGAGAGCCGGCTATGACTTGGAGACGCCTCTCTTTGATAGATGGATCTTGGAAGAGAAGCACTTTGTCCTTGTCTTTCACCCCAACCATGTGCAAGTGTTCATagtcctctctttctttccctcTGTATAGCAGCCTCTGCTCTTTTGCTTCCAAACCGGTTACCATTGACAGCATCATCTTCAATTCACCTGAAAACCAACAAAAGGCGCACATCCCATTTTATTTCAATAAGATTGGTAACTGCCTAATCGATTTATTAACCGCAGTTGCCTTTTAGGTAACCAAACAATATAGTAGTAGAAACTCTTTCACACTTTTATAGTGAGTGACAAAAAATTAGAGTATTCAACCCAAAACATTACTAGTGGAGTACTTCAAGACTATTTAAACCTCGTACACACAAATGAGGAATAAGCACTGTAGCATTTTCTAACCCCTTCTAGCACGTTGGATCCGATTTTAGAGTTTACAGGTGTTATTTGGGTGGAGTAATGGCAGTGGCTCTATGGGCCGAAAAGTGAGCAAGAGGGAAAGAGAAGCTCAGAGTAGCGCTTTCGCGGATTGAGTTGAAAGAGAAACTCAAAACGATAAATTATGAAGAGAGAAAGAGTTTGTGACCATctcatcaaaaaaatttactaaCAAAATACCATGTAAACTTTGTGACTATCtcataatgtttttttttttttttttaaattaaactcatATTGTATTCCTTCCCAAGGCCTAGTGAATTGACAAAACGGGAGGCTTACCAAAAGTAGAAGTGGGTTGGATAGAAATGtcatgggacttagaaacagtTGAGACTCGAATTGTGATGATTGCTTGATCTCCAACATTCTCACATTCTCTTTTTTGAACTAACATACCTCCTGGACGTAATTCCCATTTAATTTCACTAGCATTACCGTCAATTCCAGCAATACTTTTGCCTACTGAAACAGCCACCTTCGAATTGCTTCTGAAAAACCTCTTTGATCTTAACTtgatcattctttctttcacttTTTAGAGGCTCGAACAAATTAAAAGTAAAGAGTAGGAGAAAGAAAGTGGGTGAATTGGCTTCTTATATAGTAACCTGGGGGACTGTACGAGGACAAAATAGCAAACATAAAGTATTCCGAGAGTTACATGATTAAAATGAATTATATTAATTATATGTTTACAAACATAGTTTAATAAACTTTAGAAATGAAGGGGAAGGTATAACAAAGTGACACATGGAGGAAGTATGGAGGGAAGGTTTCGTATGCTGATGTTATGGGGTACTAAGCCACATGGGTGGGTGGCGGTTTGTGCTTGATTAGCGCGGGCCAATTTTAATACTATCATAAATACAGTCAGATGGTCATCTTTATCAAAATACTAAACTGATTATAGTGAGACTTTTCATGATCAGAAACCAGAGGAATGTTGGCATTTTTGGAGGCTGCATTATTGACGCTACAATTTTCCAAATCTGATGTTAGGCCAAAGAAAATTAATTGCTTTTGATTGGCCATTACTAAGTTTACAATAGATCTGTTGCCTGAGGAGTGTTTCCTTTCCTCCTTTGTCTCTTGGGCATTTTTGGAGAGTGTTAATCTTAGTCAATAATGCCTCTATTCTAATTTTTGTAGCACTATTCTCTTCTTGACTTTAAAAAGTATgacatatattttgatatttaaGAATAATTaactttataatttttattttaccttaatATGAGAAGTTTTTATAGCCACGCAAATGTTATTCCATATATAAGGTCACAAGATTCGAACTTTTTATAATCACATAaatgttactccctccggatcaaaaagagtatccacttagccatttgttcatctcttaagaaaatactaactcctagacaaaaataggtaatttgactaaactgtccctaattaaataagtattgagatttgatcatataacacttaataggggcaaatctggaaAGATAGGGCTAATCCTTtgttgatttaataagtgaacactctttttgacccaagacaaaaaaaaggctaagtggacactcttttttatcctgAGGGAGTATGTGATCAAGAAAGCACCGCCCGAAGGGCCTCATACACCGATAGGTTAATAACATCTCAAATGAAATGAAGAAGGTTTGGTACCTCGATGTCGGTTCTTCATCACCTGGAGACGTAGTATCCCCCAAGTACTGTTGGGCTGTTCTCATGTTTAAGATCACAGATTTTAAAAGACTTCATAATTTTAACACATTATTGATTAATTCAtactatgtcacataaattgaaatgacaaaagaaatatttaaataacAATACATGCTTCAAGTTCATATACCAGCCTTTAATTTTCCCTTactttcattatatatatatatagattttcttATCCTTTTTATATGCTAATAGTTCAATTCGTCCAATCTTGATGGAATATAACGTCAATCTACGTACTAATAGTTGGCTACAACCTGTAGGGTGTATGCATTTGGAGTATGTAAATATCtctctctccgtcccatattagttcTTACTTTCTCCTTTACACGcctttaaaaatcattaatgAAAGTATCTTTTTACTATATTACCATTATGTCTCTCCAATAAATTGCACTCTAATTAATATTGGTTACTTTGAAaaacaattaatgttaaggataaaataggaaaaagttaattaattgtatcttgattttgtaaatggacaaatattttgggatatatatttttagtaatgtggccaactaatatggaacggagggagtatatatagaTTGCCAAGAGATTAAGGTAGATAGAAAATAGATCTTGAATATATGGAAGAGTTAAGGTTTATGgatacatttctatatataataagt from Lycium ferocissimum isolate CSIRO_LF1 chromosome 2, AGI_CSIRO_Lferr_CH_V1, whole genome shotgun sequence includes:
- the LOC132047604 gene encoding classical arabinogalactan protein 11-like, with protein sequence MARQVVALALLFVALVAGLTHAADSPASSPEASAPAADSISISPSTSPDASSPVASDVEPSSPPAPASEASAPNAAAPSQSTISAAPEAGAPNAADGPSGVSTAATDDYY
- the LOC132048064 gene encoding BAG family molecular chaperone regulator 3-like, with protein sequence MIKLRSKRFFRSNSKVAVSVGKSIAGIDGNASEIKWELRPGGMLVQKRECENVGDQAIITIRVSTVSKSHDISIQPTSTFGELKMMLSMVTGLEAKEQRLLYRGKEREDYEHLHMVGVKDKDKVLLFQDPSIKERRLQVIAGSPYRTISV